DNA sequence from the Methanolobus sp. ZRKC5 genome:
GCACTCAGCATATGTCCCCCATCCACTATCCTGATTAGAATAGCAGACATCAGGGAATGACCAACCATTATCAACATGACCATGTTTGAAAGTGTCTCGATGCTACCTACATTTGTATACAGTACCATTCCCATGGACATTCCAGGAGGCATTTCCACAGCTGAGAACATATCCTGCATAAGTCCGACCACACCAAGTGAGATGTACATTGTAAAGCCTATACCACCTGTCAGACCATACAGGACCCCAACAAGACTTCCGGCAGATTGAGATCTTTTTTTCCTGAGAGTTACAATCTTGTGGAAGTTGGTTGCTATTATATCCCCTATGACCTCTGGCTGACCACCCAGATTAGTGGACTGCACAAACATTACAGAAAAACGCTGTATGAGATTGCTGCCAGTGTTGGCTCCAAAATAGTCCCATGAACCAAATTTATCTATCCTGGTCACAAGCATCTTATAGAGATTGTTCACATCTTTTGTAAGAGGACCGAAATCATGTGCCCTCAAAGCTTTGAGCGCATCATCAATAACACCACCCCTTGCACCGGCAGAGCTTCCAAGAGAACGGATAAATGCAGGGAAGTTCTCATCTTTCCTTCTGATACTTCGTTCGATCTTCTTTGAAATATAACCAGTGTAAGCAAGTGGAGTTATGACCATAGCTACGGCAATTGAAGTTTCGATCTTTCCATAAAGAGCTACTGCAATAAACATAATAATACAGCCAGCTATAGAAACTGGAATTGAACGGTATAATTTTAACTTGTTTTCCGTAAGATTAGAAGAACTACTCCATACCGGATCTTTTGGTATCTTACTTTTTGTGAACAGCACCATAACAAGATCCGTTACAAGGAAAACAAGCACGACCATGCCCATCAATAACTCTGCATTCATACCTGTGATAACAGGCATAATAACTGCAAAGGATGCCATGAATATCAAAGACATCACAAGAGATACGAATAGTTCCTTTATGATTTCAACGACATAAAGGGCACCCATATACATGGATTCATACTCATTCATTACCACACCCTGCTCTGCGAAAAGGAAGGACTTTACATTTTCTCCTGACTGAAGGGCGTGTGCAAACCTATCAAGGAAGTCTTCAAATATTATAGAAGGGGTTCTTTTAGAAACAAAACGACAGGCTTCAGCAAGGCTGAGATGCCATACCATAACAAGGTCATATATCTTTTTCGTTTCCTCTGCAAGTTCCTGATAATCCTCATTTTCCGACACTATGCGGACTATATCTATCCGT
Encoded proteins:
- the flaJ gene encoding archaellar assembly protein FlaJ, which gives rise to MSYEKAFKNIGMEPKAYAKKFALPIISFGFIFSIFLLIVFPTLFTGPAKYIPVLIPVICIIFALSYPLSILDAKASRMDNNMHYYITQMGSIATAETPRIDIVRIVSENEDYQELAEETKKIYDLVMVWHLSLAEACRFVSKRTPSIIFEDFLDRFAHALQSGENVKSFLFAEQGVVMNEYESMYMGALYVVEIIKELFVSLVMSLIFMASFAVIMPVITGMNAELLMGMVVLVFLVTDLVMVLFTKSKIPKDPVWSSSSNLTENKLKLYRSIPVSIAGCIIMFIAVALYGKIETSIAVAMVITPLAYTGYISKKIERSIRRKDENFPAFIRSLGSSAGARGGVIDDALKALRAHDFGPLTKDVNNLYKMLVTRIDKFGSWDYFGANTGSNLIQRFSVMFVQSTNLGGQPEVIGDIIATNFHKIVTLRKKRSQSAGSLVGVLYGLTGGIGFTMYISLGVVGLMQDMFSAVEMPPGMSMGMVLYTNVGSIETLSNMVMLIMVGHSLMSAILIRIVDGGHMLSATTDFVIMVWISGASAVVTMSGVSSLLNLS